One window from the genome of Acuticoccus sp. I52.16.1 encodes:
- a CDS encoding AEC family transporter, whose translation MAFGLLAATVLPVFGFIAIGYLTIVLRVLREEVADHLSNFVFTLGIPLLLIRAIGTMELPDISPWPFWGVYFSSVLINIAIGVVITERAFKRDARAGVIGGMSASFSNLVMVGLPLMTQAFGEQGLVTAFFLISVHLPFMMTVSALLIEVAEYRDGSAAGRLNLFAAVGRVARQLIKNPLVIGILIGVAVRVTGLPIVGVPRTLVDGLADTAIPLALVALGMALPRFGLRGTVAPAIVLSVVKLMVMPAVVYLLAVHVVALPPLPAAVLVLSAACPTGVNAYLIANRFQTGLALSANTITLTTAGSIVSFMFWLALVVE comes from the coding sequence GTGGCGTTCGGTCTCCTCGCCGCGACGGTCCTCCCGGTCTTCGGGTTCATCGCGATCGGCTACCTGACGATCGTCCTGCGCGTCCTGCGCGAGGAGGTCGCCGACCATCTGTCGAACTTCGTCTTCACGCTCGGCATCCCGCTGCTCCTCATCCGCGCGATCGGTACGATGGAGCTGCCGGACATCTCGCCCTGGCCGTTCTGGGGCGTCTACTTCTCGTCCGTCCTCATCAACATCGCCATCGGCGTCGTCATCACCGAGCGCGCCTTCAAGCGGGATGCGCGCGCCGGGGTGATCGGCGGCATGTCCGCCTCGTTCTCCAACCTCGTCATGGTCGGCCTGCCGCTGATGACGCAGGCGTTCGGCGAGCAGGGCCTGGTGACGGCCTTCTTCCTGATCTCGGTGCACCTGCCGTTCATGATGACCGTCTCCGCCCTCCTCATCGAGGTGGCGGAGTACCGCGACGGGTCCGCCGCGGGCCGGCTCAACCTCTTTGCCGCAGTGGGCCGTGTCGCGCGGCAACTCATCAAGAACCCGCTCGTCATCGGCATCCTGATCGGCGTCGCGGTTCGGGTCACGGGCCTGCCGATCGTCGGCGTCCCGCGCACCTTGGTGGACGGCCTGGCCGACACGGCGATCCCGCTGGCGCTGGTGGCGCTGGGGATGGCGCTGCCCCGCTTCGGGCTTCGCGGCACGGTCGCGCCGGCGATCGTCCTCTCCGTGGTCAAGCTGATGGTGATGCCGGCGGTCGTCTACCTGCTGGCGGTGCACGTCGTGGCGTTGCCGCCGCTGCCGGCCGCGGTTCTCGTCCTGTCGGCGGCGTGCCCGACGGGCGTCAACGCCTATCTCATCGCCAACCGCTTTCAGACCGGGCTGGCGCTGTCGGCCAACACCATCACGCTGACGACCGCCGGCTCCATCGTCTCGTTCATGTTCTGGCTGGCGCTCGTCGTCGAGTAG
- a CDS encoding DUF1236 domain-containing protein, which produces MRKAALRATILSATLIPAAAFAQTAGSVTTDLNLRSGPGSNYSVIETIPAGDEVVVEGCVTDTTWCQVDFGGKSGYVYSQYLTIAAPSGETVVVSEKRGLLPEIAAETVDAIGNTAGAVTGALIGGTVGVVSGGVEGLGKGMKEGAVRGSETFNIAQPTVVYVEQHPVDPIYLDGEVIVGVGVPDDVVLYEVPESPYRYVNINGTPVLVDPNSRQVVYVFG; this is translated from the coding sequence ATGAGAAAAGCAGCACTCCGCGCAACGATTCTGAGCGCGACGCTGATCCCGGCCGCCGCCTTCGCCCAGACCGCCGGTTCCGTCACGACGGACCTCAACCTGCGCTCCGGCCCCGGCAGCAACTACTCCGTCATCGAAACTATTCCTGCCGGTGACGAGGTCGTGGTCGAGGGCTGCGTGACCGACACGACGTGGTGTCAGGTCGATTTCGGTGGCAAGTCCGGCTACGTCTACTCGCAGTATCTCACCATCGCGGCGCCCAGCGGCGAGACCGTGGTGGTGTCCGAGAAGCGTGGCCTGCTGCCGGAGATCGCGGCCGAGACCGTCGACGCCATCGGCAACACCGCCGGCGCCGTCACCGGCGCGCTGATCGGCGGCACCGTGGGCGTCGTCTCGGGCGGTGTCGAGGGCCTCGGCAAGGGCATGAAGGAAGGCGCCGTGCGCGGCTCTGAGACCTTCAACATCGCCCAGCCGACCGTGGTCTATGTCGAACAGCACCCGGTCGACCCGATCTACCTCGACGGCGAGGTGATCGTCGGCGTCGGCGTGCCGGACGACGTGGTGCTCTACGAGGTGCCCGAGTCGCCCTACCGCTACGTCAACATCAACGGCACGCCGGTCCTGGTGGACCCCAACTCGCGCCAGGTCGTCTACGTCTTCGGCTGA
- the gluQRS gene encoding tRNA glutamyl-Q(34) synthetase GluQRS, translating to MLRFAPTPNGPLHLGHALSVLANAHMAERLNRPLQLRMEDIDATRCRPEYEDEILADIDWLGVDWQPPLRRQSTRFPRYRAALQALDARGLVYRSFATRREIAFHARNVGLARDPDGAPRFAGDAAVIGGAEAKRRRESGAPSAWRLHMARAVQAVGRPGWIEIGPDGASRTPAAFDPAAWGDVVLARKETPTSYHLAVVVDDADDGITHVVRGADLVAATAVHRVLQALLGLPEPLYHHHGLILGADGRKLSKSNGALSLGAMRAAGWTADAIRREAVARAVPPEPLPPSP from the coding sequence ATGCTGCGCTTCGCTCCCACGCCCAACGGCCCGCTGCACCTCGGCCACGCGCTGAGCGTCCTCGCCAATGCGCACATGGCCGAGCGGCTGAACCGACCGCTGCAACTGCGCATGGAAGACATCGACGCCACCCGCTGCCGGCCCGAGTACGAGGACGAGATCCTCGCCGACATCGACTGGCTGGGTGTGGATTGGCAGCCGCCGCTTCGCCGGCAGAGCACCCGCTTTCCCCGCTATCGCGCCGCGCTGCAAGCACTCGACGCGCGCGGCCTCGTCTACCGCTCGTTCGCCACCCGGCGCGAGATCGCCTTCCATGCCCGCAACGTCGGTCTGGCGCGCGATCCGGACGGCGCGCCCCGTTTCGCCGGCGACGCGGCGGTGATCGGCGGCGCGGAGGCCAAGCGCCGGCGCGAGAGCGGGGCACCCTCCGCCTGGCGCCTGCACATGGCGCGCGCGGTGCAGGCGGTCGGCCGCCCCGGCTGGATCGAGATCGGTCCCGACGGCGCGTCACGCACACCCGCCGCGTTCGACCCCGCCGCCTGGGGCGATGTGGTGCTCGCCCGCAAGGAAACGCCGACGAGCTATCACCTCGCCGTGGTGGTCGACGACGCGGACGACGGCATCACCCACGTGGTGCGCGGCGCCGACCTCGTCGCCGCCACCGCCGTCCACCGCGTGTTGCAGGCGCTGCTCGGCCTTCCCGAACCGCTCTACCATCACCACGGCCTCATCCTGGGCGCGGACGGACGCAAGCTCTCCAAGTCGAACGGGGCGCTGAGCCTGGGGGCGATGCGCGCCGCCGGGTGGACCGCCGATGCGATCCGCCGCGAGGCCGTCGCCCGCGCGGTGCCGCCCGAGCCGCTGCCGCCATCGCCGTGA
- a CDS encoding VOC family protein: protein MQYLHTMVRITDVDASLDFYCNKLGLREVRRTESEKGRYTLIFLAAPDDFGRAQSDEKAPMLELTYNWDPEDYSGGRNFGHLAFRVDDIYATCQRLLDNGVTINRPPRDGRMAFVKSPDDISIELLQKGDSLAPAEPWSSMENTGSW, encoded by the coding sequence ATGCAATACCTTCACACCATGGTCCGGATCACGGACGTCGACGCGTCGCTCGACTTCTACTGCAACAAGCTCGGCCTGCGCGAAGTGCGCCGCACGGAGAGCGAGAAAGGCCGCTACACGCTGATCTTCCTCGCCGCGCCGGACGACTTCGGCCGTGCCCAGAGCGACGAGAAGGCGCCGATGCTGGAGCTGACCTACAACTGGGACCCGGAGGACTATTCCGGCGGCCGCAACTTCGGCCACCTCGCCTTCCGAGTGGACGATATCTACGCCACCTGCCAGCGCCTGCTGGACAACGGCGTCACCATCAACCGCCCGCCGCGCGACGGCCGGATGGCGTTCGTGAAATCGCCCGACGACATTTCCATCGAGCTGCTGCAGAAGGGCGACAGCCTCGCCCCGGCCGAGCCGTGGTCGTCGATGGAGAACACCGGCTCCTGGTGA
- a CDS encoding alpha/beta hydrolase: MSGKAPAAIVMFVHGYGADGSDLIGLADQLAPLLPDALFLSPDAPGRMAHGGREWFPLTMRDPSEYKRGVEAAAPALDRYIDAELARYGLDDGRLALVGFSQGTMMSLQVAYRRSSPIAAVVGFSGLCAGADGAVNPAPTLLIHGTHDEVLPAGMTLQASQTLGEAGIPVEWHFRPGLGHGIDPDGLAMAGDHLATHLSKVTQR, encoded by the coding sequence TTGTCCGGGAAGGCTCCGGCCGCGATCGTCATGTTCGTCCACGGCTACGGCGCCGACGGGTCGGACCTGATCGGCCTCGCCGACCAGCTCGCGCCGCTGCTGCCGGACGCACTCTTCCTGTCGCCCGACGCACCCGGCCGAATGGCGCACGGCGGCCGCGAGTGGTTCCCGCTGACGATGCGCGATCCTTCCGAGTACAAACGCGGCGTCGAGGCGGCGGCCCCCGCGCTCGACCGCTACATCGACGCCGAGCTGGCCCGCTACGGCCTCGACGACGGCCGCCTCGCGCTCGTCGGCTTCAGCCAGGGGACGATGATGTCGCTGCAAGTGGCCTATCGCCGGTCCTCGCCCATCGCGGCGGTGGTCGGCTTCTCGGGCCTGTGTGCCGGGGCGGACGGGGCGGTGAACCCGGCGCCGACGCTGCTGATCCACGGAACGCACGACGAGGTGCTTCCCGCCGGGATGACGTTGCAGGCCTCGCAGACGCTGGGTGAGGCGGGGATCCCCGTGGAGTGGCACTTCCGCCCCGGTCTCGGCCATGGGATCGACCCGGACGGCCTCGCCATGGCGGGCGACCACCTGGCGACGCACTTGTCCAAGGTGACGCAGCGGTGA
- a CDS encoding HNH endonuclease, which translates to MSTAVHPDAHPTLVLNADYRPLSYYPLSLWCWQDAIKAVFLDRVNIVSEYTHEVRSPSFRMRLPSVVSLKTYIRPARFPAFTRFNVFLRDRFECQYCGTLEDLTFDHLIPRSKGGLTTWDNVITACSPCNLRKGNKSCRQAEMFPRHDPFRPTVQDLHNNGRLFPPNYLHESWLDFLYWDTELEP; encoded by the coding sequence ATGAGCACAGCGGTTCATCCCGATGCGCACCCCACCCTGGTGCTCAACGCGGACTACCGACCGCTGAGTTATTATCCACTGTCTCTCTGGTGCTGGCAGGACGCTATCAAGGCCGTCTTCCTCGACCGGGTGAACATCGTCTCCGAATACACCCACGAGGTGCGCAGCCCCTCCTTCCGGATGCGCCTGCCGTCGGTCGTCTCGCTGAAGACCTACATCCGCCCCGCGCGGTTCCCCGCCTTCACCCGCTTCAACGTCTTCCTGCGCGACCGCTTCGAGTGCCAGTATTGCGGCACCCTCGAGGACCTCACGTTCGACCACCTGATCCCCCGCTCCAAAGGCGGGCTCACCACGTGGGACAACGTCATCACCGCGTGCTCGCCGTGCAACCTGCGCAAGGGGAACAAGAGCTGCCGTCAGGCCGAGATGTTCCCGCGGCACGACCCCTTCCGGCCCACCGTGCAGGATCTGCACAACAACGGCCGCCTCTTCCCCCCCAACTACCTCCACGAGAGCTGGCTCGACTTCCTCTATTGGGACACCGAGCTGGAACCCTGA
- a CDS encoding DNA-3-methyladenine glycosylase, translating to MDRIRTEADVAAALDRLAAADPRIAAARAAVDHVPLRLLPGDFAGMCRIIAGQQLSTQSAAACYAKVAATFDPLTAEAILAVDEPALRAAGLSRQKAATVRALAEAVDAGLDLDTLAERPAEEARAALEAIRGIGRWSADLYLMFCAGHPDIFPVGDLAVRRAAQRVLGLAQEPAPAALDTMAMVWAPHRSVAARLMWAYYRTGRPAPRTKTSVPEGAPL from the coding sequence ATGGACCGCATCCGCACCGAGGCCGACGTCGCGGCCGCGCTCGACCGGCTCGCCGCCGCCGACCCGCGCATCGCCGCCGCGCGCGCCGCGGTCGACCATGTCCCGCTGCGCCTGCTGCCGGGCGACTTCGCGGGGATGTGCCGCATCATCGCCGGCCAGCAGCTCTCCACTCAGTCCGCCGCCGCCTGCTACGCCAAGGTCGCCGCCACGTTCGACCCGCTGACCGCCGAGGCGATCCTCGCGGTGGACGAGCCGGCGCTGCGGGCGGCCGGCCTGTCGCGCCAGAAGGCGGCGACCGTGCGCGCCCTCGCCGAAGCGGTCGACGCCGGCCTCGATCTCGACACGCTGGCCGAGCGCCCCGCCGAGGAGGCGCGCGCTGCGCTGGAGGCGATCCGTGGCATCGGCCGCTGGAGCGCGGACCTCTACCTCATGTTCTGCGCCGGTCATCCGGACATCTTCCCCGTCGGCGACCTCGCGGTGCGCCGCGCCGCGCAGCGTGTCCTGGGTCTGGCGCAGGAGCCGGCCCCGGCCGCGCTCGACACGATGGCCATGGTGTGGGCGCCGCACCGCTCCGTTGCCGCGCGGCTGATGTGGGCCTACTACCGCACCGGGCGGCCCGCGCCGCGCACCAAGACCAGCGTTCCGGAGGGCGCACCGCTTTGA